The window CAAATCTCCACCCAACATTTAGTCCGAATCCGTCACTTTCGGTTGATGCTTATTTTCGTCCGCCGGACCAACACTATAAGCAAACGAATAGGGATTACTCATTTTTTTCGAAGCCTTCCGCAGTTCCAAACCAATCACTGCACCATTTTCGTCATAGTCTAGTACCAGCCCTGGCGCAATTTGCGTCGTTTCTTCCACCAAAACCTCAGTAAAGGAAATTTGGAGAATATCTTTCTCGGGATCGTACACAATTTTCATGGAATCGCCTTGCCTTAAAATCAGAAAAATTGGTCAATTTGAGCATCACCGGCCCAATTCCCTCAAACCAGCCGCAGCACGAAATAGTGGACGATCTTCATAATATCCGATTCAGTTGACTTCTCTGCTCAGGTTTCACCACAAGCCTCAGATGTCAGCCCGCTCATACATCGACAATCCAGCAGACAAGACACCGATTCAGCCTTACCCCGGACACCAGCAACATCAACCCCATTCAGTAGCCTTGACTGCAAAATACCAACCTTAATTTGCTGTAAAATAAAATTGTTTTGCTGTTTCGAACGCAACGTGAAGCAGGCAATTGCCCCTGACGACTGTCTCCCTTCACACCCTCAATCGAATGCCCCATGCAGAAATGGCTGTGTGGGGCATTCGATTAAGTTGGCCTTGGCGCAATATTTGCCACCAGGACTTTGCAGGATGCCGATTAGCGTTCTAAGATGACCTGAGGAACTGCCTTCTGCGATATACGCACGAACTTATGCTTAATTCTGAAGGTGTGTCACCGCATCAATCATTACGATCGACCACCGTACGCCCGATCGGCGTTTACCAACTAGCGGGCCTTGCCACCGATCAAACTCACCTGCTCGCCGTCGATACCATTCGCGGCTACTTCCTAGCGATCGATCCCACCACAAATAACACCACCATTCTTAACCCCGACAATGTTGAAGATTGGCTGGATGCCGTCGGGCTATCGATTTGGCAGGACACCGTTTGGTTTGCCCAGGGTCAAACAGTCTTTTGGTGCGATCGCCAAACCCTGCAACCCACCTTATTTGTGGACTTACCCTACCCGATCGACGGCGTCGCAGTTTGGGAATCCACGGTCTACATTACCTGCCAAAAGTCCGGCTACATTCACATCTACGATCGGCATACCGCCAAACTACGCAACAAGCTGCCCCAACCCGGCGTTGGCATCGAAAATCTCACCGTAACCCAAGATGCCCTATGGGTATGCGATCGCACCGAACAAACCGTATATTGCCTCGACAAAGACACCGGCGAAATTCAATTAAGTGCGCTCACCCCCTTTGTGTCACCCACGGCGATCACGTTATACGCCCCCACCGCCGACGCCGAGCCGATTTGCTACGTTGCTTACGCCGACGAAGAACCCTACATTCGCGACGATCCCAATAATGCCGATTCGCCCTATCAACTCACCTTCCGCGATCGGACATTTATTCACCCCCTAAATATCGATCACCATCCAGAGCAGCATTACACGCGATCGAATGGCTACCTCGTCGAACTATCCTACGCTGAAGAACTGCTCCCCCTCGACAGCGTAACCATCAACCAAGTGGAATGGCGCATCGCGCTGCCCTCCGATACCCTGCGCCAGAAAGTCCGCCATGTGGAACCGATCGGGCATCCCTTTACGATCGAAGAACAAGCCGGACAAAAAGTCGCCGTCTTCAAATTTGACCAGCTCAAGCCCAACCAGGGCGGACTGATCGGCTGGCGCGCTGTCGTCGAAATGTATAGCCTAAAGTATCAGCTCACCCCAGCCCATGTGGAAACCAGTCCACCACTGTCTGAGGCAATGCAGCAAAAATACCTGGTGGATGACGATGAGCTAAAAATGGATACGGAAACGATCATCGCCGCCGCTAAAGCCGCCGTCGGCACCGAAACCAACGTGCTCCGCAAAATGCTGCGGATTCGGAATTATGTTTACGATCGATTGTCCTATGGCATTCAACCCAAAATCGATACACCCGATGTCGCCCTCGAACGGGGGGTCGCTTCCTGTGGGGAATATGTCGGTGTCCTGCTTGCTTTAGCACGGCTCAACGGCATTGCCTGCCGGACGATCGGGCGCTATAAATGTCCCCAACATTCCGAACTAAAAAACCTACCGCTGGAACCCGAGTTTAACCATGTTTGGCTTGAGTTCTACGTTCCCGGCATTGGCTGGTTGCCGATGGAGTCCAATGTCGATGATGTGATCGATCGTGGCCCCTATCCCGAACGATTCTTCATGGGCTTAGCCTGGTACCACACCGAAATTGGCAAAGGCATCAGCTTCGAAAAAATGAAAGCCGCCGACAAACCAGAAGATGTGACCCTCGGCGATCTCGCGATCAATCATATTCGTTTTAGGATATTGGATGAATTGTTACCACAAGCCAGTGAAGTTGCAGCGGATTAATTAATCTGTGCCAATCACGGCATCATTCGTAATCACATTCACATTCACATTCAAGATTCTTCAAGTATTTGTCAAACTATGTCCCAAGACTATTCCCTGATCATTCACGGCGGTGCCGGTTCGCTTGAGGATCTCAAATACGAAGCCACAGAATCCGAGTTCCAACAAAGCATTACGGCCATCTTAGAGAAAGGGCGCAGCCGCTTAGCACAAGGTGACAGAGCTTTGGATGTGGTCGAATACTGTGCCGCGCTGCTAGAGGACGATCCGCTCTACAACGCCGGTCGCGGGTCTGTACTAAATGCCGAAGGTAGCGTCGAAATGGATGCCGCCTTAATGAATGGCAGTGACCTCAGAGCCGGAGCTGTCGCCTGCCTGAAAAGTATTAAAAATCCGATTTCCCTCGCCCGGCGAGTGCTCGAACATGGCGAACATGTCATGCTCGTCAGCGATGGAGCATTAGAATTTGCGAAATTCTGCGACATTGAAACCTACCCCGATGACTACTTCATCACCGCACCCCGCATCAAGCAATTGGCCGAAGCCAAAGCCGCCGGGCGGATGGTGCTCGATCATGAACGGATTAAGCCATCGCAAAAACTAGGGACGATCGGCGCGGTGGCCCGTGACCTCCAGGGGAATCTGGCTGCCGCCACTTCTACCGGTGGCTTGGTTAATAAACGTTGGGGACGCGTGGGAGATACTCCTGTCATCGGGGCGGGCGTATTTGCCGATAATGCAACCTGTGCGGTATCTGCAACCGGCTATGGCGAGCAATTTCTCCGCACCGTATTTGCCAAAACAATTTCGGATTATGTACAATTTCGCGGCATGGATGCAGCAGCCGCAGCGCAAGCCGGCGTCGAATATCTCGTCGCAAAAGTGAATGGCGAAGGGGGCGTGATTGTGATTGATCATGCCGGACGCTGTGCCACAGCCCAATCAACATCCGGCCTAATTCACTGCTGGATTGAACGAGGTGGTGAAACGCATTGTAAATTGGGTTAATTGCGCCTTGGTTACAGGAGCTGATGTTTCAAACCAGCTCCTATAAAAAAATCTAGCCCTTTGCGGCATCTGCCGTCACCTTACCTTTTTTCGCCTTCCTGGGTGATTTCTTCGCCTTTGGCTCCGCCGTAGTCGTCGATGCCGCCGGTGCATTCGATCGCGGTTGCGGTGCATCCGCCAAATCAGACATCGGTCCCCGCGCCGTAATCAACGAAATCGCTCGACTCACACTTTCCGGCAACACCACAACCAGGCTATTTTCCGGCGCATTGTCCAAGGCTTCACCGATCGCCGTCACTTCATTCAGTTGAATCGTATAAGGCACTGCTCGATCCGCAGCGGCTAATTCCTGCTCAATTCCCTGCACGATCAACTCGGCCACTTCACCCCTTGCCCGACCACGATTGTCATCATCTTCCTTGATGATAATTTGGTCAAAAATCTGCGCCGCCAGTTTCCCCAGCTCCACAAAATCTTTATTGCGGCGATCGCCCGGTGCCCCCATTACCCCAATCGTCGGCCCAGCCCAGTTTTTTACAAAACTGCCAACGGCCTCATAGCCGGCTGGATTATGGGCATAGTCCACGAGCGCGTGATAACGCCCCAGATTAAACAGATTCATTCGACCCGGCGACTGCTCCGCTGAAGCCCGGAAGCTGCGTAGCGCCGCCCGAATATCTTCGACCTGAATCCCCTGGACAAACGCCGCCAAACTCGCAGCTAACGCATTGGCAATCATAAACGGTGCCCGTCCACCCATCGTCAATGGCAGATCCTTCGCCTTCTCAATCCGAATCAACCAATCTTGTTGATAAATCGCCAAATAACCTTTGTCATAGATCGCCGCCACACCACCATTTTCAACATGGTCTTTGACCAGTGGATTATCGGGGTCCATCGAGAAGTAGGCAACTTTCGATCGCACCCGATCGGCCATTGCCGCCACGCGCTCATCATCGGCATTCAGGACTGCATAGCCATTGGGCTGGACCGATTCTGCCACCACGGCCTTGAGCTGCGCCAAGTCATCCAAGGTATTAATATCACCCAGCCCCAAATGGTCCGCCGCTACATTCAGCACCACACCCACATCACAATGCTTAAACGCCAAACCGGAGCGCAACATCCCGCCTCGGGCCGTCTCCAACACCGCCAGCTCCACCATTGGATCTTGCAGAATCACCTGGGCACTCTGCGGCCCCGTGGTATCGCCACTCTCAACGAGATGATCATTAATATAAATTCCATCCGTCGTGGTAAAGCCAACCGTGCCATAGACCTGACGGAAGATATGGGTAATCAATCGGGTTGTCGTGGTCTTACCATTAGTGCCAGTCAAGGCAATCACCGGAATTCGTACCGGCTGGTCACGCGGAAATAGCATATCGAGAATTGGCGCGGCCACATTGCGCGCTACGCCTTCACTCGGAAAGAGATGCATCCGTAAACCCGGCGCCGCATTCACCTCGACAATCACCGCATTCACCGCCCGCATCGGTTGGGAAATATCGGTGGTCACGACATCAATTCCCGCCACATCCAAACCGAGAATCCGCGATACTCGCTCCGCCACCCAAATCGTCTCGGGGTGAATCTCATCGGTGCGATCGATGGCAATGCCTCCCGCACTGAGATTCGCCGTCGCCCGCAAATAACACAAAACATCCGGCTCGAGCACCGTATCCAGGTCATACCCCTGGCGCTTGAGCATTTCATCCGTCGTGCGATCAAGCTTAATTTGGGTGAGGATATTATCATGGCCCTCACCTCGGCGTGGATCAAGGTTTTCTTCATCGACCAACTGGGCGATCGTATCTTTGCCATTCCCCACCACATGGGCTGGCACCCGCTCTGCCACAGCCACAAACTTATGATTCACCACCAAAATCCGGTGGTCACGCCCCTTGTAGTAATGTTCAACGATCACGCCTTTGGAGACTTCCCGCGCCCGATCGTAGGCTTCCTCCGCCTGCTCCCAATCCGGAATATCGATCGTAATCCCCCGGCCATGATTGCCATCCAGCGGCTTTAGTACGACGGGATAACCACCGAGTCGATCGATCGCATCTTCGAGATCGCTTAAAGCATAAATCACTGTCCCCTGGGGCACCGGCACACCGGCATCGCCCAAAATCTGCTTGGTGCTTTCCTTATCGCAGGCGAGTTCAACACCCAAAAGACTACTGTGACTGGTGAGCGACGCTTGCACGCGCTGCTGATACTTACCGTAGCCAAACTGCAACATCCCCCTTGTCGGCAACTCCACCCAAGGAATTTCCCGCCGCTCGGCTTCGCGCACCAACGCTTCGGTACTCGGCCCTAAAGCCGCTTCGCCGCGCAACTCATTTAAGTCAGCTAAATCTTTCTCCAGCTCTTCCGGCGCATAACTGCCGGTTTCGACAATGCTCTGGCACAGCCGGAACGCCGCCCGCGCCGCATAGCGCCCCGCTTCCTCATACTGGTATTCAAACACCACCTGATACACGCCCGGCGTCGCCGTTTCCCTAGTTCGGCCAAAGCCCACGGGCATACCAGCCAAGGTTTGCAGCTCGATCGCCACATGCTCCATGATGTGCCCCATCATCGTGCCTTCACGCACCCGACTCAGAAAGCCACCGCGACACCCCGGCGAACAGAAATGCTCTTCGAGACTCGGCAAAGCCTTGATCAACCCCTCATAAAAACCATCGATCGTATCCGATGGCCGATCCGCCAACGCCTCTAAGTCCAACCGCACAAGAATCAGCTTGGCGTAGCGGATACTCCAGTAATTCGGACCACGGAGGGTTTGAGTTTTTAAGATTTTCATAGGTAAAGCGACGCAAGACCTGCCCTAGACAGGCTAGATACAACCTTGAATTAGAAAAATGGTGTTCGTAAAATGAATTTTCAAGCCAGCAAAAAGCAAAACTGTCTAGTCTAAAAGGTCAACTGTTAAGCGATTGAAATAACCAGTCTAAACCTATCTCACCCCGGAGTTCGCGAGGACTGCACGATTTTTGTAATCATAACGATCGCCTTTACTCAATACATGCACCTTCAGATTATGCAGACTCAAGGGATGAGCCGCATCTGCCTGGGGGTAATTGGTATGAGTCAAACTACCCGGGTCAATCACCGTCACCGTGCCTTTACCCAGCACCTGAAAGACGCCACTGCCATCCAGGGCAGCACAGGTATCCTCATCAATTCCCACACCCAACTTATCGGGATTCGCGGCCACCGCACTCATCAACCGGGCCATGCGATTGCGATTGTGGAAATGCTGATCAACCAACAGCTCCGGAATGATGCCCAACCCCTCCGTCAATTCAACCAGGGTCTGATTCGGGGATTCACCACTGCTGCCACCGGCAATCATCCGATCGCCCATCATCGCCGCCCCTGCACTGGTACCCGCCAGCTTTAACTGACCCAATGCGACTTTTTGCTTAATCGTCTTAATCAGCTCCGTCCCACCGACTAAATCACACAGGCGCAACTGATCACCCCCCGTGACAAATACCCCAGTGCAATCATTCAGAATTTCCAGCCAGCGCGCTTCATCACATTCATTGCGATAGCGAATATCTAGGACTTGCACTTGCTGTGCGCCCATTTTTTGAAAAATTTGGTAGTAACGATCGCCTACCACCGTTGGCTCCCGTGAAGCGCAGGGAATAATGCCAATCTTCGCCGCTGAACCACCCGCACTCTCAAAGAAAGCCGTTAAGATGTCACAACCATTGACTTTATCTTCTGCTCCACCAACCACCATTACTGGGTACTGGGTAGAAATCACCATAGACTGTTGCGCTAAACGAGTTTCCAGTTCCAGCATTAAGAATATCCTAGGGATGGCCAAGATCATAGCCCGGCTGTTCAGAACGAGCCGAACCAAGTCCAACAGAAGTTGGCATGAATCAAACGCGCGTTGTTCAGCATAAACCTAACAAGCGCCCGTAAACATGTTTTGTAGCCGAATTGACAAAAAATCCAATTGCAGCGGATTTGCGTAGGCAATTATGCCCATTCATCGGCGATCGCTTTTGACTCCGCCTGTAATTCCTGCCCCAAAGCGGCCCAATCGATATCCTGCACCGCGTGATCGTGGGTCAAACGCCCAGCCTGTAAATACACCACGCGATCGCAAACCTTTTCTAACCATTGCCAATCATGACTCGCAATCATGATCAAGCGTGTCGATCGTGACATTAACCGTTGCAATACATTTTTCAATCGTTCAGTATAGTCCTGGTCTAAATGTGCCGTTGGTTCATCGAGTAGCAATACCGTCGGTTCACAGGCAACGCCGCGGGCGATCGTCACCCACTGCCGCTGCCCTAGCGATAAGCCAGCCTCCGACTTAGTCAACCAATCTGGCGGAATTTGCAACCGCTCACTCCACTGTGACAAAGCTGTCTGCAATTGTGACTCGGACTGCCCCCGCAGCTTCAGGCCATAGACGATCGCCGCCGCAACCGTCATATCTAACAACTTCGGCTCCTGTGGCACTAACAGGATTTGCTTTCGCAGTTGTGACACGGGGATTTGGCTATAGGGTTGATCCTGCCAATACAGTTGGCCATGACTCGGATCGACGAGTCGGTTAAGCAACTTGAGTAATGAAGTCTTGCCGGCCCCCGTGGCCCCCACAATCCCCACGATCTGTTGATCATCAAACTGGAGCGAAATATCCTGCAAAATCGGTCGTGAAATTGACTTCGAGCGCAGCTGCACCGGCTTAAAATCTGCTGTTGTCAAACCAACTTGTTCTAAGCCAATCATCATCCACTCCGATTTAACACACCATTCCCTCATCAGGCTCAACCCCAAGGAGCATCCAAGACCCAATTGATCGCCCCATCTATGCCACCGGCAGACTACTGGCCGTCGTAATGGTCCATAAATCAACGAGCAACAGCAACAGCGTAAAACTCAACAAAATCAGATACATCCAAGGTTGAGCCAACGGCTTCACATCCCGCGTATCAATTCCTGTATGGGCTTCCACACGCGCAACCAATCGCGCAAACCCGGCAATCCGTACCGGCAATAAATAGCCTTGCCCCGCTTGGTTCAAAAAGTAATACACCAAACCACCTTGTCCCGTCGATCGCGGCTTTAAGGCCGTAATATCATTCCACGCCAACTGCCAGCCCGATCGAAAGGGTAGCCATTGCGGATAAGCAACCTGAATCCCCTCGGCATCCACTAAAACCCGCTCGCTCAAGACCCCATAGAGAAAGACCCCGCCCACTAAAATCCCGAGCCATAGCCAATTCGCCGGCACCGCAGCATGGGTAAACTCGGCTAAAAACGGTAATGGCACCGTCAGCGCCACATACAGACTCAGCAAGGTAATCCGCACGATGGGGGAAAGATTAAAGCGATCACAACTGGTCAAATCGATCGTATTTTTTGTCGTGGGAGCAGCCAATTCAGAACTCATAGATTTAAGGAGGTAACCGTACTTCTACGATCTTCGCATGCCGATAGCGCCGCGACAAAGCCGATTTTCACGGAGGATATTCCGCCCAACAAAGGCATTTTATAGAGGAAGACACTTCCAAGATTGTATCGTTCCCTGAAGCGCTGTATATGTCACAAGCCGTCCAGACCTATCCAACTGATCAGACCCTAGAATTGCGCATGTTACGATTGCCCCCGTGCATCGACGACAGCAGCATGTCTCAGATTATCGCCGACCTCAAGCAACTCATCGAACCCGGCATTGGCATCATGCTTGATTTTAGCCAGACAGCCACCGTTGAACCGGCTTGCCTCAAAGTATTTGAATTTGCCAACACCCTCGCGGCCGAACGATCGGCCAGTCTGGGCTACATGGGTGAAAGCGAGGAAATTCGCGAAATTCTTGAAATTAGTAGCTTCTTCAGCACCACCGTTAATGCTGACTAGCCAGCATTAACGGTGGTTTTAAACGCGGTATCTCGCCAAGGGCATCGTAAATTCGGACATTGCAAATTCGGGCTTTAGAGACGCTTCATCACGCTGGTCAAGACGGCCGCTGGGAGTTTCGATAACGCCTGAGTTTGACCCTGGCTGCCTTGATATTCATGGATCGAACGAATCGTCTGAACCAAACCATGCAGAGCCGTCTCGTAAAGTTCCGACTCGATTTCCCAGCCCTGTAGCGCCGCTAAATGCTGCTGCATCGCCTGGTCAAGGTAACTGATCCGCGTCTGCTTCTCCAGTTGGGCATGGCGATTGGTCGCCGCTTGATGGTATGCCGAGGCCAAATTATTCCGAGTTGCCGCGAGGTCAAAGGGCAAGGGTTGAGTCATCCGCTCACTGACAGAAATTGCACTTTGATAGGCATCCATTGCTTGTAATAAGTGGCCTTGGACTTCATCAGGATGGGTGGATGGTTGATTCGCCAAATGCCAGTACGCCGTCCCGAGATTATTTTGCGTCGCGGCATGGGCCAAGGGCGCCGCAACCTGCGTCCGATAAATCAAGGCCACCCGATAAGCACCGATCGCCAGGCGCAGTAAGTCCTCCGGCGTCGTGTTGAGATAATCATCGGGATGATCAGTATCCAGGTCACACTGGGCCAAGTTCCAATAGGCCGTCCCCATATTGTTCTGAATCATTGCGTAGTGCAACGGTTCCTCTTCAGGGTTATAAATCTTCAGCGCTTCACCATAAGCCCGAATCGCCCGTTGCAGATTCGGCACGAGTGCCTGATGCTGACCCAGATTCCAGTAGGCCGTGCCGAGGTTATTCTGGGTCGCTGCGTAGCGCCGCGGTTCAACTTCCGCCGGACGTTTCTGCAAGGCTGACTCGTAAGCGGCGATCGATTTATTCAAATTCTCCATGGGGTTACACCGCACCGCCAAATCGCTGTAAGCCGCGCCGAGGTTATTTTCCAACATGGCGCAGGTATAAGGATTAGCGACTGGATCGACAAGTTTGATCGCCTGCTGATAGCGCGCAATCCCCGTTTCTAGGTGCTGTAAACTATGCTCCGCCTCACCCGGCGTCCGAGACAACATCCAGTACAAGTTCGCAATATCATTGTGAATTTCCGGCACGGTCGGGTCATGCCGATCCAGGAATTTCCAGGCTAATTCATAGGACTTGATCCCCACCATCAAGTGCCGGCCAGCAACCTCCGCATCTTCTTGCAAAGTCAATTCATGATGGTTCCGATAATAATCGCCCAACTCCCGATAGACTGCAGCAAAGGATGCGGGTACAGCAGTTTGCTGCTGCAGATCCTCAACTTGCTGCAAAATCCGGATTGGCTCAAAGCTGGCATGCTCTAAGTTCGGCGTCTCCGTTTGTGCCAGGGCTTCGGGATGCCGCGACACTTGCTGCATTACCGCCGCCAACACTAAATCTGCCAGATCGAGTTCTTCCTGGGAAGGTTCGAGGTGAGATAAATCATCCTCGGGCACTGGCACCTGCGACAGGGCCTCAAGCTCTAGATCCGGCAATGGTGCGACGGGCAGCTCCGCCACCGATGTCACAGCGAGATCCGCTTCCGACAACGGCAGCGCCACATCCGCATCGTGGGGATTCGACTCGGTAGCCGGTTCCTGCAGCAGCGCGGGCTGGGGATCAGGCAATACTGGAATCAGTGGCTCAGTGACAGCCGGAACCGCATCTGGAAGATCCGGCTCAAACACGGGTTTCACAGGTTGTTTTGGCTGCGTTAGCCGATCGACCGATGACTGAATTAAAGGTAACAACGCCGCCGCCGGCACCTCGTCGGGCTGAGTGACTAAGGGTTTTTCAGTAATCGCCGGATAATTAACCAACGCCGTTGCGGGCAGTGGATCGCCTTCAAACTCAAAGATTCCGGTGCGCCATCGCCAAAATTCGGGCGCTGACTGCTGAATCGATCGCAGCCAAGGTCGGGTCACCCACAGCAACATATTGGAATCAAGATGCACAAAGTTACGGCCCACCGCCCGTAAATGATTCAGAAAAGCACGCTGAATATGCACCGGCTGCCGCGTCAACTGCTCAATCCCTAAAAGCTGCACACCAAACTTCGGTTTCTGGGGATCGCGCTTTAACCCTTGAACCACTTGTCCAATCTGAGTCGCATCCTTAGGATGCAGGGTCATCGTCAGCAGCTGATCAGTAGGTCGAATTTGGTTCGAGCGATCCGATACGCCAAGCTCTAATGGAATAAAACTGCTCAAATCATGCAAACGCGGCAGATCATGGGCCAACTTCTCGGCCATGGCATTGCGCAAAGCTAAGTCATCACAAACCGCAATCAACAATTGACGACGCAGGTTCAGACCCAGTGCCAGCCGTAGCCGCACAAAGGCTTGTTGGTTTTCACCCGTTAGATAGTGAACAAGTTCGCTCACAGGAATTGTTGATAAGGATTGGCGACGATGGTCAGCAGTTAGCATCAAGATAACCCAGTTCAGAGAAAAAAGACCGTTTTAGCCGGAGATAATCCTTCTTTCTACGCAGAATTACGCAAGTCAGGATGAAACCCAAAATTGCCACAAAAATACCGAGTCTCATTCGGTTTAGAGACTCGGTATTCGATCCATATGAATGACTTCAATGCTGATGATTCATCCACGATTTACGGCTTAGTCATCACCAGTCGTTTGTGCCTAAGAAATAACTGCAGCGACAGCAATTAGCCCAACGACTAAAGCACCACCTAAAGCAAACACAAGTGTCCGATTGCGTTTTTGCGTTGCATCCATCGGCTCCGCGGCATAAACTGGCGGCTCCTTGGCAAAATTATTCAGACGTCCGTCATCATCTTTTACGTACGGCATACGCAATCCTTATAAACTCACTAAAACTTGCACTGTTATGTAACAAGAGAGTAACAAAGTCTTACGATCGTCCCGATATTTCGTCGCAAAACGCAACAATTCCCTTAGCTAGTGATTCGACCGGTTAAGGGAGAACTGGCGCTGGCATAGGCTTTCACCGGAATTCGTCCCGCTTGATAAGCGAGCCGACCCGCCGTTGCGGCTTGTCGCATCGCCGTCGCCATTAAATCCGGTTGGTGTGCTTGGGCGATCGCGGTATTGATCAACAGTGCGTCCGCACCGAGCTCCATCGCCTGGGCCGCTTCACTCGGCGCGCCAATCCCCGCATCCACAATCACCGGAATATTCGCATTCTCAATGATGATCTGAATATTGGCCAGATTACGAATCCCTTGCCCCGAACCAATCGGTGAACCGAGGGGCATGACCGTGGCACAGCCAACCGCTTCCAACCGCTGCGCCAGCAATGGGTCAGCATTAATATAGGGCAAGACCGCAAACCCTTCTTTGACCAGTTGCTCCGCCGCTTCTAATGTGCCAATCGGGTCAGGCAGCAAGTATTTCGCATCCGGAATCACTTCTAGCTTGACGAAATTATTATCTTCCTGACCCAGTAATTTAGCCATTTCACGGCCCAGCCGGGCCACCCGAATCGCATCTTCAGCGGTTTGGCAACCCGCAGTATTCGGCAGCATCCAGATTTTCTGCCAATCGATCGCCTCCGCTAAGCCTTCATGCCCCGGAGCCTGTGTCTGCACTCGGCGCACCGCCACCGTAATCATTTCACAACCACTGGCATCAATGCTGGCACGCATTTGATCAAAGTTGCGGTATTTCCCCGTCCCCGTAATTAATCGCGAGTGAAAGGTGCGCCCAGCAATGACTAATGCATCTTCGCGCTGGGAAATTGGTCGGTCGATCGTTTGCATGAATTCTCTCCCTAAGCCTCATCATCAACGACGCTCAAAACAGTCCTAATCCTAGAAATACTCCTAACA of the Romeriopsis navalis LEGE 11480 genome contains:
- a CDS encoding thiazole synthase — its product is MQTIDRPISQREDALVIAGRTFHSRLITGTGKYRNFDQMRASIDASGCEMITVAVRRVQTQAPGHEGLAEAIDWQKIWMLPNTAGCQTAEDAIRVARLGREMAKLLGQEDNNFVKLEVIPDAKYLLPDPIGTLEAAEQLVKEGFAVLPYINADPLLAQRLEAVGCATVMPLGSPIGSGQGIRNLANIQIIIENANIPVIVDAGIGAPSEAAQAMELGADALLINTAIAQAHQPDLMATAMRQAATAGRLAYQAGRIPVKAYASASSPLTGRITS